A genome region from Urocitellus parryii isolate mUroPar1 chromosome X, mUroPar1.hap1, whole genome shotgun sequence includes the following:
- the Piga gene encoding phosphatidylinositol N-acetylglucosaminyltransferase subunit A: protein MACSGGGGHGQPSSAILSPVTPGSLSTSRTRAHSICMVSDFFYPNMGGVESHIYQLSQCLIERGHKVIIVTHAYGNRKGIRYLTNGLKVYYLPLKVMYNQSTATTLFHSLPLLRYIFVRERVTIIHSHSSFSAMAHDALFHAKTMGLQTVFTDHSLFGFADVSSVLTNKLLTVSLCDTNHIICVSYTSKENTVLRAALNPEIVSVIPNAVDPTDFTPDPFRRHDSVITIVVVSRLVYRKGTDLLSGIIPELCQKYPDLNFIIGGEGPKRIILEEVRERYQLHDRVRLLGALEHKDVRNVLVQGHIFLNTSLTEAFCMAIVEAASCGLQVVSTRVGGIPEVLPEDLIILCEPSVKSLCKGLEKAILQQKSGALPPPENIHNIVKTFYTWRNVAERTEKVYERVAGEAVLPMDKRLDRLISHCGPVTGYIFAFLAVLDYLLLVFLRWMTPDSVIDVAMDATGPSGAWTHQNPDTTQRVENDEVLDTPR, encoded by the exons ATGGCCTGtagtggaggaggtgggcatggcCAGCCTTCCTCAGCTATACTCTCCCCGGTTACCCCTGGAAGTCTTTCCACTTCTAGAACCCGTGCCCATAGCATATGCATGGTGTCTGACTTTTTCTACCCAAACATGGGAGGCGTGGAGAGCCATATTTACCAGCTCTCTCAGTGCCTGATTGAAAGAGGGCACAAGGTCATAATTGTCACCCATGCTTACGGAAATCGAAAAGGCATCCGTTACCTCACTAATGGCCTCAAAGTCTATTACTTGCCTCTGAAAGTCATGTACAACCAATCTACAGCCACGACCCTCTTTCACAGTCTGCCATTGCTCAGGTACATATTTGTTCGGGAGAGAGTCACCATAATCCATTCCCATAGTTCTTTTTCTGCCATGGCCCATGATGCTCTCTTCCACGCCAAGACAATGGGGCTCCAGACAGTCTTCACGGACCATTCCCTTTTTGGATTTGCTGATGTCAGCTCGGTGCTTACAAACAAGCTTCTAACTGTATCTCTTTGTGACACAAACCACATCATTTGTGTCTCTTATACTAGTAAGGAAAATACTGTACTAAGAGCAGCACTGAATCCTGAAATAGTGTCCGTCATTCCTAATGCAGTAGATCCTACTGACTTCACTCCAGACCCATTTAGGAGGCATGATAGTGTAATAACTATTGTTGTTGTCAGCAGACTTGTTTACAGAAAAG gaaCCGATTTGCTTAGTGGTATAATACCTGAACTCTGTCAGAAATATCCAgatttaaatttcataattggAGGAGAGGGACCAAAGAGAATCATTTTGGAAGAAGTACGAGAAAGATACCAGCTACATGACAG ggtGCGTCTTTTGGGAGCATTAGAACACAAGGATGTTAGAAATGTCTTAGTTCAAggacatatttttcttaatacgTCCCTTACCGAAGCATTCTGCATGGCGATCGTGGAAGCAGCAAGTTGTGGTTTACAG gttGTAAGTACCAGGGTTGGTGGAATTCCTGAGGTGCTTCCAGAAGATCTTATTATTTTGTGTGAGCCTTCAGTAAAATCTTTGTGCAAAGGGTTGGAGAAAGCTATTTTACAACAGAAGTCGGGGGCATTGCCACCTCCAGAAAATATCCATAACATAGTAAAGACTTTCTACACCTGGAGGAATGTTGCAGAAAGAACTGAAAAA GTGTACGAACGGGTGGCGGGGGAAGCCGTGCTGCCGATGGACAAGCGACTGGACAGGCTCATCTCTCACTGTGGCCCAGTAACAGgctatatttttgcttttttagctGTGCTCGACTATCTCCTCCTTGTTTTCCTGAGGTGGATGACTCCAGATTCTGTCATTGATGTTGCAATGGATGCCACGGGGCCAAGCGGTGCCTGGACTCATCAAAATCCTGACACTACACAAAGGGTTGAAAATGATGAGGTTTTAGACACACCCAGATAG